From the Erythrolamprus reginae isolate rEryReg1 chromosome Z, rEryReg1.hap1, whole genome shotgun sequence genome, one window contains:
- the LOC139154337 gene encoding keratin, type I cytoskeletal 19-like translates to MSCGPRHTVLTAGRNSSGSCNVGVGVSSVGSGRYTSCGIGNERASFSGRSHLGGRSHFSTGSCSGAFVGGGHAGANSSFVATAHMGNSAARSGMVGGAAGGHVGMPGGVVGGAHGGIVGGMGGVVGAPHPTMVGAPCGVVGGVPAGMVGGMSHPGVVGGMGGMVANPGAVAGLIGEPVCGGIFSNLDGKMTMQNLNDRLASYLDKVRCLEEENAELECRIRDFYAKQGPLSEPKDYGHYHQQIEDLKNQLICASVENNKLLLCIDNSKLTADDFRSKYETECCLRQNVEADINGLHQILDQLTACRSDLDIQCENLQDELCCLRKNHEEEVVCLKNQASGDVSVEVNACPGPDLKKILEEMRCKYESMIEGNRKEVEAWYESKIEEVNRDVCTSSQEIEESNNKVTELRRQLQALEIEYDAQCSLRDTLEGSLGETELRYNSHLAELQERISCLEQQLAELRSEMECQNHDYTELLDVKSRLEKEIATYRGLLEGGQHDIVGGGGVNRNSSTSGARSSEARSSHTYVTHSCHAAHLHH, encoded by the exons ATGAGCTGTGGTCCAAGACACACAGTCCTAACAGCTGGGAGAAACAGCAGTGGGAGCTGCAATGTTGGAGTGGGGGTTTCTTCTGTTGGTTCTGGGAGATATACTTCCTGTGGGATAGGCAATGAAAGAGCTAGCTTCTCCGGACGGAGTCATCTTGGGGGGAGAAGCCATTTCTCAACTGGCAGCTGCAGTGGGGCATTTGTTGGTGGTGGACATGCTGGGGCAAATAGTAGCTTTGTGGCCACCGCTCACATGGGGAATTCTGCTGCTAGAAGTGGTATGGTAGGTGGTGCTGCTGGTGGGCATGTAGGTATGCCTGGTGGGGTAGTAGGTGGTGCCCATGGTGGTATAGTTGGTGGCATGGGTGGTGTAGTTGGTGCTCCTCATCCTACTATGGTTGGTGCTCCTTGTGGAGTGGTTGGAGGTGTCCCTGCTGGCATGGTAGGTGGCATGTCTCATCCAGGTGTTGTTGGTGGCATGGGTGGTATGGTAGCTAATCCTGGAGCAGTTGCTGGATTGATTGGAGAACCTGTTTGTGGAGGTATTTTCTCTAATCTGGATGGGAAGATGACCATGCAGAATCTCAATGATCGTCTGGCCAGCTATCTAGACAAAGTTCGATGCCTGGAAGAGGAAAATGCTGAGCTTGAGTGCCGAATCAGAGATTTTTATGCCAAGCAGGGGCCCCTGTCTGAACCAAAGGACTATGGTCACTACCACCAGCAAATTGAAGATCTTAAAAATCAG CTTATTTGTGCAAGTGTGGAGAATAACAAACTCCTTCTCTGCATTGATAACAGCAAACTGACTGCTGATGATTTTAGATCCAA GTATGAGACAGAATGCTGCCTCCGTCAGAATGTGGAGGCTGATATCAATGGACTGCATCAAATCCTGGATCAGCTGACTGCCTGCCGATCTGATCTGGATATACAATGTGAGAACTTGCAAGATGAACTATGCTGCCTAAGGAAAAACCATGAGGAG GAAGTTGTCTGCCTGAAGAACCAGGCCTCTGGAGATGTCAGTGTGGAAGTGAATGCCTGTCCTGGGCCAGATCTTAAGAAAATCCTGGAGGAGATGAGATGCAAATATGAATCAATGATTGAAGGAAACCGCAAGGAAGTAGAAGCATGGTATGAATCCAAG ATTGAGGAGGTGAATCGTGATGTCTGTACCAGCAGTCAGGAGATTGAAGAAAGCAACAACAAGGTCACTGAATTAAGACGCCAACTACAAGCCCTGGAGATTGAGTATGATGCCCAATGCAGCCTG AGGGACACCTTGGAAGGTTCCCTGGGTGAAACTGAGCTTCGTTATAACAGTCACTTGGCTGAGCTTCAGGAGCGGATCTCCTGCCTGGAGCAGCAGTTGGCAGAACTGCGGTCAGAGATGGAATGCCAGAACCATGACTACACAGAGCTCTTGGACGTTAAAAGCCGCTTGGAGAAAGAGATTGCAACCTACCGCGGCTTGCTGGAAGGGGGACAACATGACATTGT TGGTGGTGGAGGAGTCAATAGAAACAGCAGTACATCAGGTGCAAGATCCAGTGAAGCTCGGTCATCCCATACTTATGTGACCCATTCATGCCATGCAGCTCATTTGCATCACTAG